From one Caldichromatium japonicum genomic stretch:
- a CDS encoding general secretion pathway protein GspK: MRPLPSRVRQGGIALMLVIWGLTLLVVIALSLTLTQRTEIALSANQVESARFRTLAEAATAYTALHYLTPAAEADQGQETAWLPDGQTRTWSFAGHTLLLQVFDESARYDLNQVPHETLRRLLTVLGVEDAEADALAARIIDWRDPDEQRLLNGAEDPDYRQAGRPFGAKDAPFETVEELKQVLGMTPEIYALLAPEVSVDGGSLQPNERFASAAVLATLRGISLEEAFELIAERNQTQRESGARSLDRGGPVYRLRVSIQTGGSNRRIEILFQLIVGQDPPYHVIWRRYDLFLGQFREGGDEELSHAG; encoded by the coding sequence GTGCGGCCCTTACCTAGCCGTGTGCGCCAAGGTGGCATTGCCCTGATGCTCGTGATCTGGGGGCTAACGCTCCTGGTGGTCATCGCCCTGAGCCTCACCCTGACCCAGCGCACCGAGATCGCCCTCTCCGCCAATCAGGTCGAATCGGCGCGTTTTCGCACACTTGCCGAGGCTGCAACCGCCTATACAGCACTGCACTATCTGACACCCGCTGCCGAGGCCGATCAGGGGCAGGAAACCGCCTGGTTACCGGATGGCCAGACCCGTACCTGGTCATTTGCCGGCCATACCCTACTCCTCCAGGTCTTCGATGAATCGGCACGCTATGATCTCAACCAGGTGCCCCATGAGACCCTGCGCCGGTTGTTGACCGTCTTGGGGGTCGAGGATGCCGAGGCCGATGCGCTTGCGGCCAGGATCATCGACTGGCGCGATCCGGATGAGCAGAGGCTGCTCAATGGTGCCGAAGACCCTGATTATCGGCAAGCCGGCCGGCCCTTCGGCGCCAAGGACGCGCCCTTTGAGACGGTCGAGGAACTCAAGCAGGTCCTGGGCATGACACCCGAGATCTATGCCCTGCTTGCACCCGAGGTCTCGGTCGATGGCGGCTCGCTCCAGCCCAATGAGCGTTTTGCCTCGGCGGCAGTGTTGGCGACACTGAGGGGCATTAGCCTGGAGGAGGCGTTCGAGCTCATCGCCGAGCGCAATCAGACGCAAAGGGAGAGCGGGGCAAGATCACTTGATCGCGGCGGTCCGGTCTATCGCCTAAGGGTGAGTATTCAAACAGGTGGATCAAACCGCCGGATAGAGATACTCTTTCAGTTAATAGTGGGACAGGATCCGCCCTATCATGTGATCTGGCGCCGCTACGATCTCTTTCTAGGACAGTTCCGAGAAGGTGGCGACGAGGAGTTGAGCCATGCAGGATGA
- a CDS encoding GspH/FimT family pseudopilin has product MSRCHRGSGRGFTLVELLVVMAIAALIMTAMPALLSAALPGMELKSSARQTAATLRLARELAIQRGEPIAVIIDLEGHRLTLPGKRPLSIPERLDLSFEIAGSELIDAQRGTIRFFPDGSSTGGRLTLAYRGHGYQVGVAWLTGRIALDTWSER; this is encoded by the coding sequence GTGTCGAGGTGTCACCGAGGCTCAGGGCGCGGCTTCACCCTGGTCGAGCTGCTGGTGGTGATGGCGATCGCGGCGCTGATCATGACCGCCATGCCAGCGCTGTTATCCGCCGCGCTACCGGGGATGGAACTCAAATCGTCTGCCCGCCAAACCGCTGCGACCCTGCGGCTTGCGCGCGAGCTCGCTATCCAGCGCGGAGAGCCTATCGCCGTGATCATCGACCTCGAGGGGCATCGGCTGACGCTCCCCGGCAAGCGGCCCCTAAGCATCCCTGAGCGCTTGGATCTCAGTTTTGAGATCGCTGGCTCTGAGTTGATCGATGCCCAGCGCGGCACCATCCGTTTCTTTCCTGATGGGAGCTCGACGGGGGGACGGCTGACCCTGGCCTATCGCGGCCACGGCTATCAGGTAGGGGTGGCCTGGCTAACGGGGCGGATCGCGCTCGATACCTGGTCCGAGCGATGA
- a CDS encoding monovalent cation/H+ antiporter subunit D, with product MSHLVIAPLLVPLLAGIALLLLGLTLSSPARRTLSLAAVWVQLLLAIELWHLTSGGVVLVYHLGNWPPPWGIVLVADRLTSWMLVLTALLALFALLDAFRGTDRAGCHFHPLFHWQLFGVNGAFLTGDLFNLFVFFEVLLSASYALLIHGGGTERVRAGLQFVVINLVGSTLFLFAAGTFYGLLGTLNLADLALKIAQIPADDQGPVRAAAFLLFTVFALKAALAPLHLWLPPAYAATSAPVAAFFAIMTKVGAYALLRIETLFFGDNAGPLSGLYDDWLLILGLISLVLGALGALAATALRQQIAHLTVASVGLVFVAFGVETRASIAAGLYYLTHSTLVTAAFFLLADPIARNRDSLADRLAPGPALAQAGLLGGLFVVIAILVVGLPPLSGFIGKLGILSAALDTGDWPWIFGVILFSSLIALLALARSGTLLFLHRRPAVMEGRDHPKPIPGYLPWPTLGLLMLALALTIGAGWMLDAAQALAGQLCDAGDYLHAVLQVDRP from the coding sequence ATGAGCCATCTTGTCATCGCCCCTCTCCTCGTCCCGCTCCTAGCGGGGATCGCCCTGCTCTTGCTAGGCCTGACCCTGTCATCGCCAGCGCGCCGCACCCTCAGTTTAGCGGCTGTCTGGGTCCAACTCCTGCTCGCCATCGAGCTTTGGCACCTCACCAGCGGCGGTGTCGTGTTGGTCTATCATCTGGGGAACTGGCCTCCACCCTGGGGGATCGTGCTGGTCGCCGACCGCCTGACGTCTTGGATGCTTGTGCTGACCGCGTTGCTGGCCCTGTTCGCCCTCCTTGACGCATTCCGCGGGACCGATCGCGCGGGGTGCCATTTCCACCCGCTCTTCCACTGGCAGCTCTTCGGGGTCAATGGTGCCTTTTTAACCGGCGATCTCTTCAACCTATTCGTCTTTTTCGAGGTCCTGCTCTCGGCATCCTATGCCCTGCTGATCCACGGCGGGGGTACCGAACGGGTGCGCGCTGGTCTGCAATTCGTAGTGATCAATCTCGTCGGCTCAACCCTGTTTCTCTTCGCTGCCGGCACCTTCTATGGACTGCTCGGGACGCTCAATCTGGCCGATCTAGCGCTCAAGATCGCTCAGATACCAGCCGATGACCAAGGGCCAGTGCGGGCTGCCGCCTTCTTGTTGTTCACCGTGTTTGCGCTCAAGGCGGCCCTTGCACCCTTGCACCTTTGGCTACCCCCGGCCTATGCCGCGACAAGTGCGCCGGTTGCCGCGTTCTTTGCCATCATGACCAAGGTCGGAGCCTATGCCCTGTTGCGCATCGAGACCCTGTTCTTTGGGGACAACGCCGGCCCCTTGAGCGGGCTCTACGATGACTGGCTATTGATCCTGGGGCTCATCAGCCTCGTCCTGGGTGCGTTGGGCGCCTTGGCAGCCACCGCCTTGCGGCAACAGATCGCCCACCTGACCGTCGCCTCGGTGGGTCTAGTATTCGTGGCATTTGGGGTTGAAACGCGCGCAAGCATCGCGGCAGGGCTGTATTACCTAACGCACAGTACCCTGGTAACCGCAGCCTTTTTCCTGCTGGCCGATCCGATCGCGCGCAACCGTGACTCCCTTGCCGATCGCTTGGCGCCCGGACCGGCCCTGGCTCAAGCAGGGCTACTGGGGGGGCTGTTCGTGGTGATCGCCATCCTGGTCGTGGGTCTACCACCCCTGTCCGGTTTTATCGGTAAACTTGGGATACTGAGCGCTGCCCTCGATACAGGCGACTGGCCCTGGATCTTCGGAGTCATTCTGTTCAGCAGTTTAATCGCCCTCTTGGCCCTGGCCCGTTCCGGGACCCTGTTATTTCTCCATCGGCGCCCCGCAGTCATGGAGGGGCGCGATCACCCCAAACCCATACCGGGGTACTTGCCTTGGCCGACCCTGGGATTGCTCATGCTCGCTCTGGCCTTGACGATCGGTGCAGGCTGGATGCTGGATGCAGCGCAGGCGCTTGCCGGCCAATTATGCGATGCGGGGGACTATCTCCACGCAGTCTTGCAGGTGGACCGACCATGA
- a CDS encoding type IV pilus modification PilV family protein → MRLEQQGFSLLEILVAFAILALMLGVLLAIFGRATQTTIAAAQYTQAATLAESLLNRVSHDIALAPGVLSGETASGFSWELTLVELDLTEAFGTSELPVIPYRVDARVLWIDAGRPRQVTLSTLRLRLSQP, encoded by the coding sequence ATGAGGCTAGAACAACAGGGCTTTTCCCTGCTCGAGATCTTGGTCGCTTTCGCGATCCTGGCCCTGATGCTGGGGGTGCTGCTCGCGATCTTCGGGCGCGCGACCCAGACGACCATCGCCGCGGCCCAGTATACGCAGGCCGCAACCCTGGCCGAGTCCTTGCTCAATCGCGTCAGCCATGACATCGCCCTAGCACCCGGGGTGCTTTCCGGTGAGACCGCAAGCGGCTTTAGCTGGGAGCTCACCCTGGTCGAGCTCGACCTGACCGAGGCGTTCGGGACGAGCGAATTACCTGTCATCCCTTATCGCGTCGATGCTCGGGTGCTCTGGATCGATGCCGGACGCCCGCGGCAGGTGACCCTCTCGACCTTAAGGCTTCGCCTGTCCCAACCCTGA
- a CDS encoding Na+/H+ antiporter subunit G, which yields MAEYLLAALILSGGLFTFIGSLGLVRMPDFYTRLHGPTKATTLGVGSLLIASMLHFSTRESGLSFHEVLVTLFLFITAPVSAHLLSKAALHLRLPSSVRLPRLVIETEQNDGQVNRP from the coding sequence ATGGCCGAATACCTACTGGCAGCCCTCATCCTGAGCGGTGGACTCTTCACCTTCATCGGGTCCTTGGGCCTGGTGCGAATGCCGGATTTTTATACCCGACTGCATGGTCCGACTAAGGCGACGACCCTGGGCGTGGGAAGTCTATTGATTGCATCCATGCTCCACTTCAGCACACGCGAGTCGGGGTTGAGCTTCCATGAGGTGCTGGTGACCTTGTTTCTCTTCATCACCGCGCCGGTGAGCGCCCACCTCTTATCCAAGGCCGCCCTCCATCTGCGACTTCCATCGAGCGTCAGATTGCCGCGCCTGGTGATCGAGACGGAGCAAAACGACGGCCAGGTCAATCGCCCCTAA
- a CDS encoding K+/H+ antiporter subunit F translates to MLKIALALAFALVGGAIALNLWRLITGPSALDRILALDTLYVNAIALLVLLGIHLDSALYFEAALLIAMMGFVGTVALCKYLLRGDIIE, encoded by the coding sequence ATGTTGAAGATTGCGCTCGCCCTTGCCTTCGCCCTGGTCGGCGGCGCCATTGCCCTGAACCTGTGGCGCCTCATCACCGGACCCTCGGCCTTAGATCGCATCCTGGCGCTGGACACCCTATATGTGAATGCCATCGCCCTCCTTGTGCTTTTGGGCATCCATTTGGATTCGGCGCTCTATTTCGAGGCGGCGCTCCTGATCGCGATGATGGGCTTTGTTGGAACGGTCGCCCTATGTAAATATCTCTTGCGCGGCGACATCATCGAATAG
- a CDS encoding Na+/H+ antiporter subunit E, whose translation MNRWLPHPFLSLLLAFIWVLLANSLSPGQIALGVLLGWLIPLFTSRFWPERTIIHHPLTLLGFVLIVCGDILIANVQVAWLIIRGPRHIRPAFVVVPLDLRSEIGISLLANTISLTPGTVSSWLSPDRRFLVVQGLDVPDPEALVAVIKRRYETPLRKVFESC comes from the coding sequence ATGAACCGCTGGCTGCCGCACCCGTTCCTCAGCCTGTTGCTGGCCTTCATCTGGGTCCTGCTTGCCAACAGCCTCAGCCCGGGCCAGATCGCGCTCGGTGTATTGCTTGGCTGGTTGATCCCTCTGTTTACCAGTCGTTTCTGGCCGGAGCGCACGATCATCCACCATCCACTGACCTTGTTGGGCTTTGTCCTGATCGTTTGCGGCGACATCCTGATAGCCAATGTCCAGGTCGCCTGGCTGATCATCCGCGGACCCCGCCATATTCGGCCAGCCTTTGTCGTCGTACCTTTGGATCTGCGCTCTGAGATCGGCATCAGCCTCCTGGCCAATACCATCTCGCTGACACCTGGGACCGTATCGTCCTGGTTGAGCCCTGACCGGCGCTTTTTGGTCGTCCAGGGCCTTGATGTCCCTGACCCCGAAGCCCTGGTCGCTGTGATCAAGCGGCGCTATGAAACACCACTGCGCAAGGTCTTTGAGTCATGTTGA
- a CDS encoding general secretion pathway protein GspJ encodes MIELIIALAIIGLIALLLFSGLRLGGRSWEAVDTASERFSALRLADGFVRRTLAQLRPASAPYDGQQVQVFAGEAGRIEWASPLSDQVGLPGLYILRLQQEGDNLVLTRWLLHPELLAAGEDVPAWVPLTEQDEAELAGLPVEIDRAGGAFGRTLLLSNVNRFNLAYYGWADGDSEPGWHETWVGQTHLPELLQIRLETNEQSWPEIILRLPDQS; translated from the coding sequence TTGATCGAGCTCATCATCGCCTTGGCGATCATTGGACTCATCGCCTTATTGCTCTTTTCGGGTCTAAGGCTCGGCGGGCGGTCTTGGGAGGCGGTCGATACCGCGAGTGAACGCTTTAGCGCCCTGCGCCTGGCCGATGGCTTTGTGCGCCGCACGCTTGCACAATTGCGTCCCGCCTCGGCACCCTATGACGGTCAACAGGTCCAGGTCTTTGCTGGTGAAGCTGGGCGAATCGAATGGGCGTCACCGCTCTCGGACCAGGTTGGATTGCCGGGGCTCTATATCCTGCGTCTACAGCAAGAGGGTGATAACCTGGTTTTGACGCGCTGGTTGCTCCATCCCGAGCTCTTGGCTGCTGGAGAGGATGTCCCCGCTTGGGTACCGCTGACCGAACAGGATGAGGCTGAACTCGCCGGCCTGCCGGTCGAGATCGATCGCGCCGGCGGTGCCTTTGGGCGTACGCTATTATTGAGCAATGTCAACCGGTTCAATCTCGCCTATTATGGATGGGCCGATGGCGACAGCGAACCGGGCTGGCATGAGACCTGGGTCGGTCAAACCCATCTGCCGGAACTGCTCCAAATCCGCTTAGAAACAAACGAACAGTCCTGGCCTGAGATCATTCTGAGACTACCCGATCAGAGCTGA
- a CDS encoding IS630 family transposase, whose protein sequence is MGEKRALLAEQDAQIRKLMCDGTPDELKLPFALWSRQAVRQLILDRFGIELRPQGEGKYMARWGLTPQKPIRRAYEQSPPAGKTWLEEIYPDIARRAKAEGAEIHWGDETGLRSDEVRGRSYAPAGKTSEIRVTHRREGLSVISTLTNRGKVPWKAFAGAMNADILIDFMKRLVKDARGKKIFLILDNLRVHHTKPVKAWLAACANQIEASSLPPYSPALNPNEMLKATITAQAPSRAKGDLKKATVSHLRRLLNSPQRIMRYFQHPKLHDAA, encoded by the coding sequence GTGGGCGAGAAGCGGGCGCTGTTGGCGGAGCAGGACGCCCAGATACGCAAGCTCATGTGCGACGGGACACCGGATGAGCTGAAGCTGCCGTTTGCGCTGTGGAGCCGGCAGGCGGTGCGGCAGTTGATCCTCGACCGTTTTGGCATCGAGCTCAGGCCGCAGGGGGAGGGCAAGTACATGGCGCGCTGGGGATTGACGCCCCAGAAACCGATTCGGCGCGCCTATGAGCAAAGCCCGCCGGCGGGCAAGACGTGGCTTGAGGAGATCTACCCGGACATTGCCCGGCGCGCCAAGGCCGAGGGCGCCGAAATCCACTGGGGCGATGAAACGGGGCTGCGCTCGGACGAGGTGCGCGGGCGCTCTTATGCGCCGGCGGGCAAGACGTCCGAGATTCGCGTCACGCACCGTCGCGAAGGCCTGTCGGTGATCTCGACGCTGACCAACCGCGGCAAGGTGCCTTGGAAGGCGTTCGCGGGGGCGATGAACGCCGACATCCTGATCGACTTCATGAAGCGGCTCGTCAAGGACGCCAGGGGCAAGAAGATCTTCCTCATCCTCGACAACCTGCGCGTGCATCACACCAAGCCAGTCAAAGCCTGGCTGGCTGCATGCGCCAATCAAATCGAGGCGTCCTCCCTCCCCCCCTACAGCCCAGCACTGAACCCCAACGAGATGCTCAAGGCCACCATCACCGCGCAGGCGCCCTCCCGCGCCAAGGGCGATCTGAAGAAGGCGACCGTCAGCCACCTGCGCCGCCTTCTCAATTCCCCCCAACGCATCATGCGCTACTTCCAGCATCCCAAGCTCCATGATGCCGCGTAA
- a CDS encoding MerR family DNA-binding transcriptional regulator — translation MESAMMGTGKAAKRLGVLVKTLQRWEREGGLILVARTVARHKSAS, via the coding sequence ATGGAAAGCGCGATGATGGGCACAGGCAAGGCGGCGAAGCGGCTTGGCGTCTTGGTCAAGACCTTGCAACGCTGGGAGCGCGAAGGGGGTTTGATCCTGGTGGCGCGAACAGTCGCGAGGCACAAATCCGCGAGTTGA
- a CDS encoding OmpA family protein, which yields MKINLAIWVLAMIAGIWLVDASAEEYMKRGASVEDYEQALNRLMERKRGLVTGRERLPAAAPQTPSAPVQHAPSSARQTQTVSAARRPMQSAGAKPVPIAAASAAAGSDIYQPSANSADYADGVSIYFGYDSARLTTEAMDELNKLGQALSRPQFSQVTWLIEGHTDAMGAEDYNQRLSEQRAQATERYLVERCGIDPRRIVTIGKGERELYDPEHPAASINRRVRLRPIGE from the coding sequence ATGAAGATAAATCTCGCGATCTGGGTATTGGCAATGATAGCGGGGATATGGTTGGTCGATGCCAGCGCTGAGGAATATATGAAACGCGGCGCGAGTGTCGAGGATTATGAGCAGGCACTGAACCGGCTCATGGAACGCAAACGCGGCCTGGTGACGGGACGCGAGCGTTTACCCGCAGCCGCGCCCCAGACACCCTCAGCTCCAGTTCAGCATGCGCCGAGCAGCGCCCGTCAGACGCAAACCGTCTCCGCCGCTCGCCGCCCGATGCAGTCGGCAGGCGCTAAACCCGTGCCCATTGCGGCAGCTTCAGCCGCTGCGGGTTCGGATATCTATCAGCCGTCGGCAAATTCCGCAGACTATGCCGACGGCGTCTCGATCTATTTCGGCTATGACTCGGCGCGCCTGACCACAGAGGCGATGGATGAACTCAATAAGCTCGGACAGGCGCTTAGCCGTCCGCAATTTAGCCAGGTCACCTGGTTGATCGAGGGGCACACCGATGCCATGGGCGCAGAGGATTATAACCAGCGGCTCTCGGAGCAGCGCGCCCAGGCTACCGAGCGCTATCTCGTCGAACGTTGCGGCATCGACCCGAGGCGGATCGTTACGATCGGCAAGGGCGAGCGCGAGCTCTATGACCCCGAACACCCGGCGGCCAGCATCAATCGTCGGGTACGGCTGCGCCCGATCGGTGAATAA
- a CDS encoding zinc ribbon domain-containing protein — MRSKVSEPTRIDAHAQPFADLAKAWDRFFADIKAGKKAHALQFKKKGRCHDSFYVANDKFRVSDKTICLPKSGEVAMTEALCFDGKILGATVSRTADRWDPSSRLCSVCGWENEMLALKDREWTCPQCGTRHDRDINAALNLKRLATATALPVASPSGNGGATAERVSAAVGKVTPVRDECTPHSGQEEHSAPVCALS; from the coding sequence TTGCGCAGTAAGGTATCAGAGCCAACGCGGATTGATGCCCATGCCCAACCGTTTGCCGATCTTGCCAAAGCCTGGGATCGATTCTTTGCCGATATCAAGGCCGGAAAGAAGGCTCACGCGCTTCAGTTCAAGAAGAAAGGCCGGTGCCACGATAGCTTCTATGTTGCTAACGACAAGTTCCGCGTCTCGGACAAGACCATTTGCCTGCCCAAGAGCGGTGAGGTCGCCATGACCGAGGCGTTGTGCTTCGATGGCAAGATTCTTGGTGCGACCGTTTCGCGTACTGCGGATCGCTGGGATCCGAGCAGCCGCCTGTGTTCGGTCTGTGGTTGGGAGAATGAGATGTTGGCGTTGAAGGATCGGGAATGGACGTGTCCTCAATGCGGCACGCGCCATGATCGGGACATCAATGCCGCGCTCAATCTCAAACGGCTGGCAACCGCAACTGCCCTACCCGTGGCGAGTCCGTCCGGTAACGGCGGAGCTACAGCAGAGAGGGTCTCTGCCGCAGTCGGGAAAGTCACGCCTGTCAGAGACGAATGCACTCCGCATTCGGGGCAGGAAGAGCACAGTGCGCCTGTTTGCGCACTTTCTTGA
- the moaE gene encoding molybdopterin synthase catalytic subunit MoaE yields the protein MQEVSIRTEPFDPQAEQSALSLSQGEIGAVVTFVGLMRDRNAGRTVERMLLEHYPDMTERSLAALVTEAKARWPVERVRIVHRVGWLVPGDPIVFVGVASRHREAAFRACEFLIDVLKTRAPFWKKELTDQGEHWVEARLTDARAVQRWSG from the coding sequence ATGCAAGAGGTCTCTATCCGGACCGAGCCCTTTGATCCCCAGGCCGAACAGTCGGCGCTTTCGCTGAGCCAGGGCGAGATCGGGGCCGTGGTGACTTTTGTCGGTCTCATGCGCGACCGCAACGCGGGGCGGACCGTCGAACGCATGCTGCTCGAGCATTATCCGGACATGACCGAGCGGTCGCTTGCCGCTTTAGTCACCGAGGCCAAGGCGCGTTGGCCGGTCGAGCGGGTGAGGATCGTCCATCGGGTGGGCTGGCTTGTGCCTGGCGATCCCATCGTCTTTGTAGGGGTCGCAAGCCGACATCGAGAGGCGGCCTTTCGCGCCTGTGAGTTTCTGATCGATGTCCTAAAGACCCGAGCGCCCTTCTGGAAAAAGGAGCTCACCGATCAGGGCGAGCATTGGGTCGAGGCCAGGCTGACGGATGCCCGGGCCGTGCAACGCTGGTCGGGTTAG
- the gspG gene encoding type II secretion system major pseudopilin GspG: MNKYPSRQTPLTPRLTRGFTLVELLVVLAILGLLAGLVGPQVMKFLGSSKSKTAKLQIEDLAAALDLYRLEIGRYPTEAEGLRALVEKPGNVPNWNGPYLKKKEVPKDPWGFDYYYLFPGQHGAFDIWSLGADNREGGEGENADVTSWD, from the coding sequence ATGAACAAATATCCATCTCGGCAGACGCCCCTGACACCCCGCCTTACCCGCGGCTTTACCTTGGTTGAACTCTTGGTGGTCCTGGCCATCCTGGGTCTCTTGGCCGGTTTGGTAGGGCCCCAGGTGATGAAGTTTTTAGGCAGTTCCAAAAGCAAGACGGCCAAGCTGCAAATCGAAGATCTGGCGGCAGCCTTGGATCTGTATCGTCTTGAGATTGGACGTTATCCGACCGAGGCCGAAGGGCTTAGGGCATTGGTCGAAAAACCTGGAAATGTGCCGAACTGGAATGGCCCGTACCTGAAGAAAAAAGAGGTGCCGAAGGACCCCTGGGGCTTCGACTACTATTATCTGTTCCCTGGACAGCACGGGGCCTTTGATATCTGGTCGCTCGGTGCCGATAACCGCGAGGGCGGCGAGGGCGAGAACGCCGATGTGACGAGCTGGGATTAG
- a CDS encoding serine/threonine-protein kinase, with the protein MDAPPDLAPLPPGTRLHALVIRKTLGRGGVGIVYAAEHEILSETFAIKEFLPEQLARRVAGHRVAALPGKERIYEGLKRKFMEEGQTLVELARPRPHPNLVQVTDAFYENDTVYLCMRFERGRPLDEVLKEHGPLSETEARELLLPLLDGLAHAHAQGVWHRDIKPSNILIREDGSPVLIDFGAAHRERPNGAMSIIAQYTPSFAAPEQLYDGVQGPWTDVYSLAATLYYAATGQLPPSRLEPGWQDQWPGYSPVFLRAIEVGLSFDPDKRPKDATSWRGLFDSADHTLPLPGSLADADTERTQVVHPTPGRRIEPEQAATAPYQRSTPQRKQTAPPSAHTPAHPWHWARWSAAGAVVLSLVLGAGWMMLNQRHPSQPAVAPSPVQAPDIEVLSKRLNLADLDCARVELRLYGTQTLGLAGYLRDAGQLTALLNQLHALNPKLDIETRALAFAAPFCELISQIERLAPASDQYPSAPILSFNNPDRLYHEDQYLVLNVINPGILGGYLYLDFVDSHQQIVHLFPNPDQPDNFIAPGKQIRIGAQDADECTRTPDACFVVSRPHGNNLILALWSESPLLERWRSLPSEPAADYLAALETFFYGLAPHAPYRRAVSYYFFTTSE; encoded by the coding sequence ATGGATGCGCCCCCTGATCTTGCCCCCTTGCCGCCTGGGACGCGGCTGCATGCCTTAGTCATCCGCAAGACCCTAGGGCGAGGGGGCGTGGGAATCGTCTATGCTGCCGAGCACGAGATCCTCAGCGAGACCTTTGCGATCAAGGAGTTTTTACCCGAGCAGCTTGCGCGCCGGGTTGCGGGCCATCGTGTCGCCGCCCTGCCCGGCAAGGAGCGGATCTATGAGGGGCTCAAGCGTAAGTTCATGGAGGAGGGCCAGACCCTGGTCGAGCTCGCCCGTCCACGCCCGCATCCCAACCTGGTCCAGGTCACCGATGCCTTTTATGAAAACGATACGGTGTATCTGTGCATGCGCTTTGAGCGCGGCCGGCCCTTGGACGAGGTGCTCAAGGAACACGGGCCACTGTCAGAAACAGAGGCGCGGGAATTGCTCTTACCGCTCCTGGATGGACTGGCCCACGCCCATGCCCAGGGCGTCTGGCATCGCGACATTAAGCCATCGAACATCCTGATCCGCGAGGATGGATCGCCGGTGCTCATCGATTTCGGGGCGGCGCATCGCGAGCGCCCGAACGGGGCGATGAGCATCATCGCCCAATATACCCCGAGCTTTGCCGCGCCCGAGCAGCTCTATGACGGGGTGCAAGGCCCGTGGACCGATGTCTATAGCCTGGCTGCGACCCTCTATTACGCCGCGACCGGCCAGCTTCCGCCCTCCCGGCTCGAACCGGGTTGGCAGGACCAATGGCCGGGCTATAGCCCTGTCTTTCTGCGGGCGATCGAGGTGGGATTGAGCTTTGATCCAGACAAGAGACCCAAGGATGCAACCAGTTGGCGCGGTCTGTTTGACTCGGCTGACCATACCCTCCCCTTGCCCGGATCTTTGGCCGATGCAGACACTGAACGCACGCAGGTCGTCCATCCAACCCCAGGCAGGCGTATCGAACCCGAGCAAGCAGCTACCGCACCGTACCAGCGCTCCACTCCACAGCGGAAACAGACTGCGCCCCCTTCAGCCCATACACCTGCCCACCCCTGGCACTGGGCCCGATGGTCTGCGGCCGGTGCTGTGGTGCTCTCGCTCGTGCTCGGTGCTGGGTGGATGATGCTCAATCAACGCCACCCCTCTCAGCCTGCCGTTGCACCTTCCCCTGTACAAGCGCCGGACATCGAGGTGCTCAGCAAGAGGCTCAATCTCGCCGACCTGGACTGCGCCCGTGTTGAATTGCGTCTCTATGGTACTCAGACGCTTGGTCTAGCCGGTTACTTGCGCGATGCGGGTCAATTGACGGCGCTTCTCAATCAGTTACACGCCCTGAATCCTAAGCTCGACATCGAAACCCGTGCGCTGGCCTTTGCGGCGCCCTTCTGTGAGCTTATCAGCCAGATAGAACGCCTCGCGCCGGCATCTGATCAGTACCCCAGTGCCCCGATTCTCAGTTTCAACAACCCAGACCGGCTTTATCACGAGGATCAATACCTGGTACTCAATGTGATCAACCCAGGCATTCTAGGGGGATATCTCTATCTGGACTTTGTGGATAGCCACCAGCAGATCGTACATCTCTTCCCCAATCCGGATCAGCCGGATAACTTCATCGCCCCGGGTAAGCAGATCCGCATCGGCGCCCAGGATGCCGATGAATGCACCCGCACCCCGGATGCCTGTTTTGTCGTCTCGCGACCGCATGGCAATAACCTGATCTTGGCCCTCTGGAGCGAGTCGCCGCTGTTGGAGCGCTGGCGCTCGCTACCATCCGAGCCTGCCGCTGACTATTTGGCCGCATTGGAGACCTTTTTTTACGGTCTTGCGCCTCATGCGCCCTACCGGCGCGCGGTTTCTTATTACTTCTTTACGACCAGCGAATAA